The Kineosporia corallincola DNA segment TGAGCGAGCACGCGGAGTGCCGAGCACCGGCAGGACGCTGAGCCGCGACTCGTCGGCCAGAGCCTCCAGGACGTCGGGCAGAGCGTCCTCGGCCACCAGGACCTGGAGCGAGCCGGACCGGGCGGAGTTCAGGCCCGCTCCAGGAGCCGACACCGCGAACACCTCGACGCCGTCGGCAATCTGGCGCGGCGCCTGGAACCCGCCGCGGGACTGGTCACGATGCGGGACGGCGGCCCAGATGTCGGCCCGGCCACCGGCGACCAGCCCACCCGGTGGAGGCCCGTCGAGCGGAATCGTCACCGGCCGGACGCTCAGACTGGCGGCGGATCCGATGGCCGCGACCGGAATCAGTTCCCCCTCACCGACGGTGCGTAGGAGAACAGCGCCGGCCGGCAGCGGACTGGCCGCGTCCAGATACCCGGCATCGGCGCCCTCCACCCTCACCCGAACCACCTTCAGCACCTCGGCGGTCAGTGCGGTGCCGGGCGGCAGAGCCGTGCGAGCGGCGTAGACGGCACGGGTCTGACCGGCCTCGGCCATCAGCCGGGCACCGGCCGCAATCGATCCGAACAGCAGCACCAGCCCGACGATCAGCCGAGGATCACGCCAGCCGGGCCTCCGCAGTCTCGCCGCCGCCACCGGCGCGAGTTCCGACACCGCCATGCTGGCCCCCTGTCTTCCGCTCCCCGTGAATACGCCGGCACCGAGATCATCCACTCACTGAGAGCGACCGCTCGATCACCGCGTGCGGATATCGTGACAGAAACAGGACCAAACGGAAGCAGGATCGGATGATCCTGTGGACAAAGCCGGTTTCCCGCCGACTGTGGATAACTCGCGGAGCCCATCCCGCGTCATGACAGACTGAGCCCCGAACCCGGCCGGTCCCGACGGCCGGTCACGACCGCCGCAGGAGGG contains these protein-coding regions:
- a CDS encoding SAF domain-containing protein, with the translated sequence MAVSELAPVAAARLRRPGWRDPRLIVGLVLLFGSIAAGARLMAEAGQTRAVYAARTALPPGTALTAEVLKVVRVRVEGADAGYLDAASPLPAGAVLLRTVGEGELIPVAAIGSAASLSVRPVTIPLDGPPPGGLVAGGRADIWAAVPHRDQSRGGFQAPRQIADGVEVFAVSAPGAGLNSARSGSLQVLVAEDALPDVLEALADESRLSVLPVLGTPRARS